The Metamycoplasma canadense genomic interval CATATGCATGTTCAATTTTATTTTTTGTATTTTTAAAACTAATGTCAAATGCTTTAGAAAAATTTTGTCCTAAGTAATGGCTTGTTCCGGCTTGCAGAGCCTTGCCATCTTTCATCATAGCTTCAATTGTAAAAGTGTAATCAGCCCCAGCAAATTTTTCATGTTCTGTTTTTTGACCTTTTACTACTGGAATTGCTAAAAAATCCTTGACAAAATTAGTATATACATCTAACATTTGAGTAGTTAAATTTTCTGCCTCTTCTTTATTGTTGTGGATTGTGTGTCCCTCTTGTCATAAAAATTCTCTAGTTCTTAAAAATGGATTTGTTGTTTTTTCTCATCTTAAAACATTTACTCATTGATTATAAATTAATGGTAAATCATTATAAGATTCAACCTCATTTTTAAAAAAATCGCCAAACAAGACTTCACTTGTGGGTCTTATAAAGAATTTTTCATTTAGTTTTCTTCCACCAACTTCAGTAACTGTCGCTAATTCAGGATTAAAGCCCGTGATATGGTTTTTTTCTTTGTTTAAAAGACTTTCAGGAATTAAAAGAGGTAAATTTACATTTTGAACGCCAATTTTCTTGAACTGACTATCTAAATTTAAACGGATGTTATCTCAAATTCCAAATGATAAAGGTTTAAAGATTATTGAACCCTTTGAAGAACCATAGGCCATTAAATCACCATTTTGAATAACATCAGTATATCACTTAGCAAAATTTTCTTTTTGAGTTGTAATTTTTTCTAATTTTTTCACAAATTAAATTATATATTTTTAATTTAATTTATATATTTAATTTTTACATTAATAAATATTAAATAATATATTTTATTTCAAAAATAATTACATTAATTTTTATTATTCTTAAATTAAGACTTATATCTTAGTTTTTATAGAACTTTTATTTTTATTTAAGGCTAGATTTATAAAAAAAATTTTTTTAATGTTAGCATAAAAAAATATGCGCGAAAATGTGTCACGAATGTTATAAATTATTTTTTTATATTTTTTTGTTGTCATTCCAAAAAAGATATTTTATTGTTAAAAATATTTTTTCTGAGTATTTTTTTGGTTTTTTTGCCAAAACAAAATAAAAAAACTTTCTATAATGATTGAATAGAATAAGCTTTATTCACTATAAAAAAGATGAAAGGAAAAATATTAAGAATATGAGAGCGTATAATGACCAGTTAAAATTAATTTTAGTTAGAGATATCTTGAAAACAGATTTAGCAAATAAAATTACTGGATATGTTCTAAAGCCATTAATTGTATAAGTATTTTGTTAATTATTCGATGTTCTCTAATTCGTTCTAATTGTTCTAAAAATAAGAAAAAATTTATTGTCCCTATTTTAACCATGGTTTCACTTTTTGTATTTTGTGTAGTACTATTATTATGTCTATAACTTGGCGTTTTTAAAATTCCAAATGATTTAAAGGATTTAATAAAGGAAATAGAAAAAATTAAAAAAGACTTACGTATAGATGAGTTAATTGATACTCTAATATAAAGAAGAACAAAAAAGTCAATACCACACGGTGTTGACTTTTTCTATTTTTAAGGCGT includes:
- the proS gene encoding proline--tRNA ligase → MKKLEKITTQKENFAKWYTDVIQNGDLMAYGSSKGSIIFKPLSFGIWDNIRLNLDSQFKKIGVQNVNLPLLIPESLLNKEKNHITGFNPELATVTEVGGRKLNEKFFIRPTSEVLFGDFFKNEVESYNDLPLIYNQWVNVLRWEKTTNPFLRTREFLWQEGHTIHNNKEEAENLTTQMLDVYTNFVKDFLAIPVVKGQKTEHEKFAGADYTFTIEAMMKDGKALQAGTSHYLGQNFSKAFDISFKNTKNKIEHAYGTSWGVSTRLLGALIMTHGDDRGIIIPPKIAPIQVDIIELFASKDERISKEAKKIYNLLNEVGISAKIDSTNKNAGFKAANSEIHGTPLRIEIGPRDLNENKVLFVRRDTIEKIYVPLEKIKETTINILNEIQENLYNEAKKRLIKNIKIANNYKEFKTLIENGNWVITKFAGDGNDEEKIKEETGASTRCMPFNLDIEINSEDCFYTNKKTNRVVIFAKSY